The following are from one region of the Primulina eburnea isolate SZY01 chromosome 17, ASM2296580v1, whole genome shotgun sequence genome:
- the LOC140818117 gene encoding uncharacterized protein, with protein sequence MHETEVHDLSDDADYAASVQLASGVMKRSDSGKRSSSSDLDGAEIVYTKDNVAIHPTQYASERISGRLKLIKQGNSLFMTWIPYKGQSSSARLSEKDMNLYTIRAVPFSDIHSIRRHTPTLGWQYVIVVMSSGLAFPPLYFYNGGVREFITTAKQHVVLVRSAEDANVFLVNDFQNPLQRTLSSLELPMAVSVANAPSPTLAASEFPSGAHQENDVSIKSSDSFQQNGRQRQKQHDPARDLSIQVLEKFSLVTRFARESTSQIFRDSHTDGFSINEGRKLDQSSPDHHLITASAESEKFPVASDPLEFDKLSLAWGKPRQPPLGHEEWTTFLDSEGRIMDSQALRKRIFYGGVEHNMRKMVWTFLLAYQSYDSTYAEREYLKSVKKTEYETIKKQWQSISPEQAKRFTKFRERKGLIDKDVVRTDRSLSFYDGDENSNVHLLRDILLTYSFYNFDLGYCQGMSDLLSPILFVMGDESESFWCFVSLMERLGPNFNRDQSGMHSQLFALSKLVELLDSPLHNYFAQNDCLNYFFCFRWLLIQFKRQFEYEKTMRMWEVLWTHYLSEHLHLYVCVAILKRHRAKIMGEKMDFDTLLKFINELSDHIDLDATLRDAEALCIYAGENGAASIPPGTPPSLPLEDASIYPQPDDDIL encoded by the exons ATGCACGAGACGGAAGTCCATGATCTGTCGGATGATGCAGACTATGCTGCATCGGTTCAACTG GCCTCTGGTGTCATGAAACGGAGTGATAGCGGTAAAAGGAGCTCATCGAGTGACTTGGATGGTGCGGAGATCGTGTATACAAAGGATAACGTGGCAATTCATCCCACCCAATATGCTTCCGAGAGAATCAGCGGCCGGTTGAAGTTGATCAAGCAAGGGAATTCTCTTTTCATG ACATGGATTCCTTACAAAGGCCAAAGCTCGAGCGCTAGGTTGTCTGAGAAAG ATATGAATCTGTACACCATTAGGGCTGTGCCATTTTCAGATATTCACTCAATACGTAGACATACTCCAACCCTGGGCTGGCAGTATGTTATAGTAGTTATGTCATCAG GACTAGCTTTTCCTCCCCTTTATTTCTACAATGGAGGAGTCAGGGAATTTATAACAACTGCTAAGCAGCACGTTGTCCTTGTGAG GTCAGCTGAAGATGCAAATGTTTTTCTCGTGAACGATTTTCAAAATCCTCTCCAG CGAACTCTGTCTTCCTTGGAGCTTCCTATGGCTGTTTCTGTTGCAAATGCCCCGTCTCCAACTCTTGCTGCTAGTGAATTCCCCTCAGGTGCTCATCAAGAAAATGATGTTTCCATCAAAAGCTCCGATAGTTTTCAGCAAAATGGTCGACAGAGGCAGAAACAACATGATCCCGCTCGAGACCTTTCAATACAAGTCTTGGAGAAATTCTCACTTGTCACTAGATTTGCTCGAGAATCAACTTCCCAGATCTTTCGGGATAGTCATACTGACGGATTTTCGATTAATGAAGGGAGGAAGCTTGATCAGTCTTCTCCAGATCATCACCTTATCACAGCATCTGCTGAATCTGAAAAATTTCCTGTAGCATCTGATCCGTTGGAG TTTGATAAATTATCGCTAGCATGGGGAAAACCGCGTCAGCCACCATTGGGGCATGAAGAG TGGACTACATTCTTGGATTCAGAAGGGCGAATAATGGATTCACAAGCACTTAGAAAGAGAATCTTCTATGGGGGAGTTGAGCATAATATGCGAAAGATG GTTTGGACATTTTTATTAGCATACCAGTCATATGATTCAACGTATGCAGAGAGGGAATACCTGAAATCAGTAAAGAAAACTGAGTATGAAACAATTAAAAAACAGTGGCAG AGCATTTCACCTGAGCAGGCAAAAAGATTTACAAAATTCAGGGAGAGGAAAGGCCTTATTGACAAGGATGTG GTGAGGACTGACCGGTCACTCTCATTCTATGATGGTGATGAAAATTCCAATGTGCATCTCTTGCGCGACATTCTGCTGACTTACTCATTTTACAACTTTGATCTTGGCTATTGCCAG GGAATGAGTGATCTTCTATCCCCAATCTTGTTTGTCATGGGAGATGAATCCGAGTCCTTTTGGTGCTTTGTTTCTCTCATGGAACGCCTTGGACCAAATTTCAATCGCGACCAAAGTGGGATGCATTCTCAACTTTTTGCATTGTCAAAG CTGGTCGAGTTGTTAGACAGCCCATTGCATAACTATTTTGCGCAGAATGATTGCTTGAACTATTTCTTCTGTTTTCGCTGGCTTCTTATACAGTTTAAGAGGCAA TTTGAATATGAGAAGACAATGCGTATGTGGGAGGTACTATGGACCCATTATCTAAGTGAGCATCTCCACCTATATGTCTGTGTCGCTATCCTCAAAAGACACCGTGCTAAAATAATGGGAGAAAAAATGGATTTCGATACACTCCTAAAATTTATCAATGAACTGAGTGATCACATTGATCTCGATGCGACCCTCAGGGATGCAGAAGCCTTGTGTATATATGCTGGTGAGAATGGCGCGGCTTCTATCCCACCTGGAACCCCACCTTCTCTGCCACTTGAGGATGCTTCAATATATCCTCAACCAGATGATGATATACTGTAG